The genomic stretch CACCGGTTGTGGCAATAGTGACCTGCTAACCAAAGATCGTGCATTGCATTCGCTGTCATGCCTCTTTTGTCTTCTTTAATCTGTAATAGTCCCGcagtctgtgtttttttttcctaaagttacATTTTGGAAAGAGTACAGACCAATTGTTTTGCAAAATACCCcttaagttgtgtttgactgatGTTGCCTCCTGCTTCAATCCAGATAATACTCTTTGACAGAAAAATCACAGAAGTGATGCCGAGTTCCCGGTGCGCCACCTCTGAGGCTATTGACTAGTCTCACGGTATTACTCTTACTCGCAGTATTACCCTTGGTTATTTGGTTTTGGCGCTGTGACCCAGGTCTCTCCACGGTAAGGATACTATTTTACCCCAAGCATGGATAGGGGAGCTCTTGGGGTTGGCCAAACGAGTTCGTTGGTATGATGTTATGAAAAAcctaaacaaactttttggccagtgcCAATGCTTTGAGATTAAATATCCCATTCTCTTCAGGTTTTTACCCACTGGTCTAAACATCTGTTGATGATTCTTGCTTGAGTCAGTTATTACGGTGATGGTTGTCTAATGGTGATTTCTATAATTCTGTTTGTTAGCAGGCTTTCTACTTGTAAGTCGGAGCTCTCCCTTTTTAGATTTATATCCTGAGGATTCACAGATCCTTGCTTTAGTCAGTGTATTATACTCCTTTATGTTTGTGCTTACTGTGAGGCTCCCATTGTTCCAGGTTGGGCCAGTAGGACGCCTACAAGCTGGTCCTGTGTCAGTTTGACCTGTGCGTGCCATTCTTTAAGATCATCACTATTCAAAGGCAGCCCTTTCCAGCTGAGTTGAGCCTTTTTCTGTATTCCTTGACTTCCTGATGAATGCTCAGTTAATTTCTCTGCCTGGTTGCACAACTTCTGTGCCCCTTACCCTCCCACCCCTGGCCTCCTCATTTCTCCCCACCTCCGCACCAACCCCCTTGTGAAActggattttccagcaagaacactTGACTAGTAACTGATGGGGTCTTAGCATGACCATCTTCAAGTACAGGACCATTTAATTTCAACCCTAAACACAGGACAAGAGTCAACCTCCAACACAGGACTCCAGGAGGGGCAGGTGCCGAAGTGGGTGGACTCACCACCCTAATTCATCCTAGTGGTGTTTGCTTTCCTCCTATGGAAACCAGATGACAGTTGCTTTGCCCTTTGCTTCTCTGTTGCTCTTTTATACTCTAAAGACAAAGCAAATTCTGATTCTGCTCCATAATAAAGGGCACTGGACAACTGAGTTCTCACCTCTGACCCAGCTGTTGTCACAGTGACGGGGAAGGGAAAGAAGACAAACTGCCCATTTTGAACTTAGTCTTACTTCAAAAGagcatattttttttcccccgttTCCATGGGAAATggacatgaaatatttcctttttgcACCTGGAAATGCGAGACCTCACTAAAAGCAAGATATAGGTGTGCGAGTGACacatgaaaagagaaataaatcagaTTTGATGTTAGGAATCATCGTATATGGAAGAATCATTGTAGacacaggcaggcaggggctgggtCAGTCCCCACCCTTTCGTCAGCAGTCACTCAGCCTTGGACCTTAGAGCCTGTCTCACTGAGAGAAGGAATGTCACTGGGGAAGGAAACACAGGATGGCGGAGTGTGAGCGAGGGCAGGACCTCTAACCAGGAAGAGGCACCGGGCTGGGGAGAGGTGCAGAGCATGGCCCTCGGGTACAGGACTAGGTCTGCAGGAAACCCAAGAGTATACCCTAAAGGGAGGCAGTGAaagggggaggggggctggggagggtcaTCAAAACACCTTTTATAATGACATGGCTTTGAAGAAAAACATAGATCCTGTGGTTTTGCAGGGAGATGGGCGGGGAGGGACGGGTAATGTGAAAGGCACAGGTGACTTGTCAGTTCCCTGAGAAACAGAAGTTAAATCTCAGCAGTCAGCTCAGTTCCCAGCATGGCTGAGAGTGTGGCCAAAGCCacaggggcagagggtggggtcAGGTCAACCTTGGTCAGCCTGGGAGACACTGGGAAAAGCAAGGTGTTGCTCAAGAccagcctctttagttctttcttctGTTCAGAAGGAAACCTTCCCCTCCTACAGCACTTGAACCCATGATCCTAAAGTTGACCTACCTGACATTTTTCAATGATTCATACCCCGCAGTTGCTTCAGTTACATTGTTACGACCGCTGTCTGCCCTTTCTCAAACACTTCAAAGCCCattgttgcttttttcttttgaatttttcttgCCTCCTATcctcttgactttttaaaaacagattccaAGATAAACAAAGATACTGCCAGTGTGGAAAGGGGCCGGATTTTAGAGTAGGTTGtggagatggagggaggaggggcgcATGGGGCTCTTGAACAGATTTATCAAGCTGGCATACGAATTATTCACAGAAAATGGACATAAGTGGGGAGCGGAGGCTGGAAACAAAACCCTGGGCTTGGAAAATGGAGTAATTCCATTGAGAGTGCTTTGCAAAAGGGAAAGGTGGTACACATACTGCTGGCTAGGCCCACTGTGATTTCTGTCTTGTGGAACTTTTGTTGCACTTGAGGTATGTGTCTTTCAGTTGGTGCCACAGTTAGAAATCTACCATTTGGTCCTTATTCTGCAAACAGGTATAACTTGGTACTGTCAGTGCTCTTGTTTGTATGCATATGTCACAGCAACTAGAGTACTTCTTCCTTAGCTGAaaagcttctttaaaaaacaaacaaacatgctgTATCCAGACAGAGCTGAGTAATAAGTATATGCTTATTATGAATGTTAACTCATATAATCCCCAACAATGCTATGTGGTAGATACATCATTATTCCCATTTATAGATGAAATAGCTGAGGCCCAGAGTtacagggcagagctggggccagAACCAGATCATTCAGACAATCTCCTCATCTCAAATCTGTAATTACATATGCaaagactttgttgttgttgttgttcatatgAGGTAGCAGTCACAAGCTTCAGAGATTAGGAGGTGGATACTGGATatctttggggagggaggtgatgtAAAACTGCTTCCCTCTAGATTTATCAACCAGCTAATCTATGCATCTTAAATGGTACTGGTCATTTTCTCTGTGGTTAAAGGCTGATGAAGTAGAATCCTTGGACATCCATTCATGAttgaaagaaggaaggggagagaacaGAGAAGGCAGGCACGCAGCCAACAATGAGTGATCCCTGAGACTTCCCTGAAGTCAGGTGGTTAAGACACCAggcaggcttccactgcagggggcacaggtttgatccctggtcaaggagctaagatcctgcatgctgagcGGCAAGGTCaaaaaatagaggggaaaaaaaaaaacccaaaccacaaaataaaaacaataagtgatccctctctctctctagcaCACGCATTATGGAGACAAAGGGACCGGGGGCGGGGGCTTTTAATTCTGTCACTGGCTTGGCTTCTTCAAGTTGGTAACTGTTGGACATAGAGGATCACTTAAAGATTCTTCCAGGCTAATTTCTAGGATTTTCAGAGAAAAGACCAGAACAGCATGGTTGGTTTTTACATGAAGAGAAGGTTTCATTCAAAGGGCAATCTTGAAAAATGTAACTTGGGAATGGGCAGGGGACAGAAGGCAGGTGGGAAATGAGAGCAACGCAGAGGGAAATCCATCTGCCACCAGGAAGCCCGAAGGGGCGTGTCTCTGAGCTGCCAGAGAGTGGAGTCCATGCCTTGTGATGGGAAAGGCAAAACAGGAGTTTAGTCCACATAAAGCTTGTGATGATGACTCAACTGTAACCTCCACGGGTCTGTAACATGGAACATGGATCTGTAACCGGGATCCACTGCCCTATCCTGACGTCCTctagtgctgtgctaagtcacttcagtactgttctactctttgcaacaccatgggccatagcccaccaggctcccctgtccatgggattctccgggcaagaatactggagtgggttgccatgccatcctccaggggattttcctgacccaggggatcaggcccacatctcttgcatctcctgcattggtaggctggttctttaccacaagtgccacctgggaagcccaggacatCCTCTAGTACTGAAACCCCTGGGCAAGGAAGCCTCTCTGCTCTCTTATACCGCCTACTGCTGCACCAGGGCTTAACACCCTGGTTAAGTCCAAgtcccatggagaaggcaatggaagaAACACACAGGTCCTTTTCAATCCCACCTTTCTCTCTCTGGCATTGGTTAAGCTGTTTTCCCTCATTTACAAAATGGAGATGACATATATAACTCCCAGAGTCAGGGAAAGGTCTGGCACAGAGACAAGTGGCAATAAATGTTTGCAGATACTGAATCGGTGATTTTAGATATGTGAAGGTATTCCAGGTAACCAGTGTCCTCCCTTCTCACATGTTATCCTTTTCCAAAAAAACTGTAACTCTACTGACTTTGAGTATctaggaaagaaaaagcaaacaattcCTATTGAAATCTCATTCAGCTGCCCGGGCCCAGTCCAGACTGCAAGCGCCTGCAGTAGCCGCTTCCACTCTGTGCAGGTGAGGCTCCTCACCCAGAGAGGAGCGGAAGTCTCTGGCCAGGACGGGGCTGGAGAGCACAGCCCGTGTGGTGGaggtgcctgcctgcctgcagatgtgctcagtcgtgtcgactctgcaaccctatagcctgccaggctcctctgtctatgggattctccaggccagaatactagagggggttgccatttcgtccaaaagcagatcttcccgacccagggttgaGACtgccgtctcctgcattgacagacggattctttaccactgagccacctgggaagcctctgtgaAGGTTCAGCTTCCCTTATATCTTAAACAGCTCTCAGCCCTGAGAGCAGTACCTGGTTCCCCGGGCTCACGGTTTCAGAGTGTCTTTGATGATTGCCTTTCCTTGGTGTGCTTTGAGTACTTGACTACCTTACAGTTTGTCCATTCCtcctgaagaaaaaggaaagaagaatagcTTGATTCATcttaaaatacaaaaggaaaatccCAAAGTGGTGAATgaaataaacattgaaaatttTTGTCTTTCTAAAGCAGCTTATTGTAGGTGTTGGCATCTAAGACATTTTTTACCTATGATGGTCACATAATAAACACAGTGAATTGACAGGCTATGATATGTGTTCTCTAATACTGAAGAAGAAGAAGCTATAATAGTAATGAATTAGGATGGAATACAATTGTGTGACAAAACCTTATGACAgtattttctcattctttgttTATAGATCTTTCAAATGGTAGTCTTAATTATTGCTAGTAGTTGAATGATTATTTCTgtcaatttattttcttgtaaCACTGCTGGTTATATTTGATACTGTATATATTCAGTCATTTATATAGAATTAAAGTGTGCAGCTCCTTCATTCTGACTGCAAAGAAACCAATGTCTTCCTACAATGAAACCAACAATCTttactaaaaaaaatacaatgccattcactcttctctctttttcccagATGATAACAAAAAGCAATCCAGATGGGGTGCAGGTGCTGTAAAATGATACAAAGGTAAAGTTGAAAAAGTGGGAAATTTGTGATTACCATGAAGGCACTTTTAAACATCCTGCATGGATTCATTGCCATTTTCCAGCTTGGGGCATGACTAGCATTGCCAGGAAGTTAAGAGTTTGGAACCACatgaatattatttaaaagaacacaggggctggatttttaaaaaatttttgtgcaGTTCTCCGAGCATGTTGGGAACACTGTCATTCTCTGAGGCTGAATTTGGTTTGGGTTGAATTTACATTTCTCCAGAGAGTTTCAGTGCAAAGAAAAGCTTGGGTTTTAGAAGATGCCTGAAATGGTATCACTGAAAATAAATCACCCCAGTCATGTATGTGCTTTTAATTTTGTCCAGATTCTATTTCATAAAAATTTGGGCAACATGAATACAattctatataaaataaagaggGAAAATTAGCTGATCATTTTGCTTCTGTAACAAAACTATCTTTATTATGTTAGCTCTATTCCATATctgtatctatgtatatatatatatacatacctatatacatatatcatttttTCCACTGTAGTTATAATTTAATGTTAGGTGCCATTCAAAAGTATTTATTGTGAATAACTTTGATGCTGGTCCAGAGTTCACAGTTGTTATGCCTGAAATGGCATCACTGAAAATAAATCATCCCAGTAATGTTAGTGActacataatattccattgaggtGTTATGCCATCAGTTCTTAACCACTTATTTCCTATTGttgaacatttcttttatttatttttgtttgtatttaaatTTCATGACCCACTTTGTTCTTTACCTTCTTCctgccctttttttttaactccttctTAAGATCTGTTTCCAGTTGGTAGACCACTTTTATACCAACTGTATCTATttaattgttgctgtttagtcactgagtcctgtgagactctttgcgaccccatggactgcaggacgccaggcttccctgtccttcactatcttccagagtttgctcagattcatgtccaataTCTATTTAATTAGGTATACATATAGGCTTAAAAGAGTAATCATGGAAATTAAGTTCACAGGAACCATAGACCAGCAGCAGAGCCTGTAGTAGAAATATTCATAATGAAAGTTAGTAATTAATAAAGTTACTACTTGACTGATCTTCCTTCTTCCCACCCTAGCTATCTCTTTGATCCAGTTCACGTGCCCTCCCCTGGTTACGTTAACGAAGTGAACAGCTGCAAGTTAGATGAAGAGGACACTCTTAAACTGAAAGACAAACAGAGCAGCGAAATCCTGGTGCACAAGGGTGACCCTCCTAGTGAGGGCTCCCAGAGGACTGCGAGCGGGAGCCGAACAGCCTCTCCACAGGAGCCCTGCGGGCCGCCCCAAGGACCACGCCTCTTGGGGGATGCTGTGCGGGGACCCTGTGCCGAGAAGACTAGCGGGGCCGTCAATGGCGTCGGCCCCGCTGCTGTCCTGCAGCTCAGTGGTGAGCCGGGGCCCCCTCAGGGAGCCAGAGACTCCTGGGCCAGTGCTGCAAACAAAGGTCACCAGACCCAGCCCTTCCTTGAAGGAGGGAGTGCCAGGGAGCTGGACTGCATGCAGCTGGCCTTGGGAGAGACGCAGGTCATCGGGAACGGGGGCTCCGGCGCGCCATCCACGGCCGGGCTtgccgcctgggaagtcccagcccATGTCCTCCAGACACCCACCCCGGACTACCCTCCGCTTTGCGGCTCAGCTGAAGACAACGCTGATCACGTTGATCACCAAGAGAAGGACCATCTTTTCAAGATCCACTCTGAGAAGGAGCCCCAGGAGGGTGCTCACCCCCCGGCAGGGGAGTGTGGTTTGAATATGCCCTTCTCTGCAAAGAGAAGCTGGGATTCATTAAACGAGGCCGTGACAACTGAAATCCCAAGTGTCTACTTTGACAAAGACGATCCTGCTCAGGACGTGCCTGTGGTCGATTCCAGAGACGGGTGGGAGGAGGCCCCTGGCTCCCCCGGAAACCGGAGCTGGGAGACGGCGGATGAGGATGCGGAGGTGGCCGAAGCCCTCGCGGCCTTAGAAGCAGCTACTGCGGGGGAAGATGTGGACGAGGCCGAGTAGGggaggggattctccaggcaaataagCTAGTGACGATCTGGTCGCACGGCGCTGGGTTTGCTCCTAAAACCCAGAGCTGATCAATGCAGCCTATACGGCTGCAGCCTTACAGGAGGTTGACACCCAGCACCAGTTCTGATGGATGTGAGCTTCAGTGCCTTGCTGCTTGTTCACCATGAAGAGTACCACCGTCTAGATGGGCTAAAACTCAAGAGACTATAAGTCAGAGTGGACCACGGTGCTGGCATCCACAGAACATGCAGACCTTAAACACCCTGCTGGCCAACCCGCACAACTCCTGCATAACGTGTGGTGCAGGTGTTTGTGAGAACGCCCTGGAATCCCagtgagaatcccagggaaagagatTCACAGGACATTCTGTTGGAGTGTAAAATTCCTTACCTTGCTTTTGAGAGCCAAACATTATACCCAGTCAGGGAAAGGTAACTATCCCCACTTAAAGTGCCTAATGTACCCCCCCAGAGCATGGCTTACCTTCAGGGACAGTCACCCAGGGAACCAATCACTAACCACTTGTTGGACAGAGAGTGGAGCTTGGCAGCTTTCAGGGTAGAGCAGGAGCCGCCTGTAAACAAATGTTAGTCATTAGCTGTGATATCAGGCCACCTTGACCTTAACTTTTTTACATTATTACTTTTTCATCTCCTTTGGGATCGGGGAGTTTGGTCAAAAGACTTCTTTGTTTAAAATTCAGGTTTTTAAGTTTGTGAGATTTGGAACAGCAAAGAGAGAGATGGAGTGTTTTGTGCCATGTAATGTCTGATTGtgattaaacaataacaacatatgTGTCTGAGTGTCTTAACTCAATAGTGCTTCTAATTTTCCCAGACTGTTAGTGACCCTTGATGTTTCTCTCAATTTAAAGAGATAGACTATTAAATTACAGCTGAAGAGGAGACTAGATTGATTTGCCAAGAATGACTTTGACTCTGTCCCTGTAGGTTGAAATCTTGATGCCATGACTGCCTGTTCAGCTCTTACTTTAAGGATGAATAGCCCTTCCTGGGTTTCAGTCATTTTGACATGGCTCAATGGAGAATTTAGGGGATGGTCAAGACtatctagaaaaatataaatatggagGATTCCTTATTATAGTGTTTCATAACACAGACTCTGAAATCTGACTCACTTTGGTTGGATTTCCAGCTTTGCCATGTAACCTGGGACAAGTAATATATCCTTTCTATT from Capricornis sumatraensis isolate serow.1 chromosome 7, serow.2, whole genome shotgun sequence encodes the following:
- the C7H4orf19 gene encoding uncharacterized protein C4orf19 homolog — encoded protein: MGCRCCKMIQSYLFDPVHVPSPGYVNEVNSCKLDEEDTLKLKDKQSSEILVHKGDPPSEGSQRTASGSRTASPQEPCGPPQGPRLLGDAVRGPCAEKTSGAVNGVGPAAVLQLSGEPGPPQGARDSWASAANKGHQTQPFLEGGSARELDCMQLALGETQVIGNGGSGAPSTAGLAAWEVPAHVLQTPTPDYPPLCGSAEDNADHVDHQEKDHLFKIHSEKEPQEGAHPPAGECGLNMPFSAKRSWDSLNEAVTTEIPSVYFDKDDPAQDVPVVDSRDGWEEAPGSPGNRSWETADEDAEVAEALAALEAATAGEDVDEAE